A genomic region of Macaca thibetana thibetana isolate TM-01 chromosome 14, ASM2454274v1, whole genome shotgun sequence contains the following coding sequences:
- the LOC126935534 gene encoding ubiquinol-cytochrome-c reductase complex assembly factor 3, translating to MEFLRKMLITVAVLGAGAGVGFALLGIVTPGEQRKQEMLKEMPLQDPRSREEMAKTQQLLVATLQEAATTQENVAWRKNWMVSEGGAGGRSP from the exons ATGGAGTTCTTGCGGAAAATGCTGATCACAGTCGCAGTGCTGGGCGCAGGGGCTGGCGTGGGCTTCGCGCTCCTTGGTATCGTGACCCCCGGAGAGCAGCGGAAGCAGGAAATGCTAAAG GAGATGCCACTGCAGGACCCGCGGAGCAGGGAGGAGATGGCCAAGACCCAGCAGCTATTGGTGGCCACTCTGCAGGAGGCAGCGACCACACAGGAGAACGTGGCCTGGAGGAAGAACTGGATGGTTAGCGAAGGCGGCGCCGGCGGGAGGTCACCGTGA
- the LBHD1 gene encoding LBH domain-containing protein 1 isoform X2 — MAACTTSRAPTGVHRSREQYPRGLTAPSRRLERPIAETIDKRPAREDPLKETFRIRSAGISVGARAVLCGFLQSPARFQHSEWRSYTYISLSIPSTLEQTLKVKCTGWRNGISLKSPICCLLWWKPLR; from the exons ATGGCCGCCTGCACAACCAGCAGGGCGCCCACCGGAGTTCACCGCAGCCGCGAGCAGTACCCGCGCGGTCTCACTGCCCCTTCGCGCAGGCTAGAGCGCCCTATAGCAGAAACCATAGATAAACGGCCGGCTAGAGAGGACCCGCTCAAGGAAACGTTTAGAATCCGGAGCGCCGGGATCTCAG TAGGGGCCCGAGCTGTGCTCTGTGGTTTCCTGCAGTCACCCGCGCGTTTTCAACACAGCGAATGGAGGTCATACACATACATATCCCTCTCCATCCCCTCAACTCTGGAACAAACACTGAAAGTCAAGTGTACTGGTTGGAGAAATGG GATTTCTCTCAAAAGTCCCATCTGCTGTCTATTGTGGTGGAAGCCTCTGAGGTGA
- the LBHD1 gene encoding LBH domain-containing protein 1 isoform X1 — MVAVGFMIAHFSVFQRFPISRGPSCALWFPAVTRAFSTQRMEVIHIHIPLHPLNSGTNTESQVYWLEKWDFSQKSHLLSIVVEASEVNEESGDLHWPHEELLLLTDGEEEDAEAFLQDQSEEPGWAWSPQNT; from the exons ATGGTTGCCGTGGGTTTTATGATtgcccatttttctgtcttccaacGTTTCCCGATCAGTAGGGGCCCGAGCTGTGCTCTGTGGTTTCCTGCAGTCACCCGCGCGTTTTCAACACAGCGAATGGAGGTCATACACATACATATCCCTCTCCATCCCCTCAACTCTGGAACAAACACTGAAAGTCAAGTGTACTGGTTGGAGAAATGG GATTTCTCTCAAAAGTCCCATCTGCTGTCTATTGTGGTGGAAGCCTCTGAGGTGAATGAAGAGAGTGGGGATCTCCATTGGCCCCATGAGGAGCTGCTGCTGCTCACTGATGGTGAGGAAGAGGATGCTGAGGCCTTCCTCCAAGACCAAAGTGAAGAGCCag GCTGGGCTTGGAGCCCACAGAACACTTAA
- the CSKMT gene encoding citrate synthase-lysine N-methyltransferase CSKMT, mitochondrial: MAALRRMLHLPSLMMGTCRPFPDSLAGSCLADRCLWDRLHAQPRLGTVPTFDWFFGYEEVQGLLLPLLQEARAAIPLRVLDVGCGTSSLCTGLYTKSPHPVDVLGVDFSPVAVAYMNSLLEGGQGRIPLCPGHPASSLHFMQADAQNLGSVASSGSFQLLLDKGTWDAVARGGLPRAYQLLSECLRVLNPQGTLIQFSDEDPDVRLPCLEQGSHGWAVTVQELGPFRGITYFAYLIQGCH, encoded by the exons ATGGCTGCGCTGCGTCGAATGCTCCACTTGCCGAGCCTGATGATGGGGACGTGCCGCCCCTTTCCGG ACTCACTGGCTGGTAGCTGCCTGGCGGACCGCTGTCTCTGGGATCGGCTGCATGCTCAGCCCCGTTTGGGCACTGTCCCCACCTTCGACTGGTTCTTTGGATACGAGGAAGTCCAGGGGCTCCTACTACCGTTGCTGCAGGAGGCACGGGCTGCCATTCCTCTGCGGGTGCTGGATGTGGGCTGTGGGACCTCCAGCCTATGTACAGGCCTCTACACCAAATCTCCACACCCAGTGGATGTGTTAGGGGTGGACTTTTCTCCTGTGGCTGTGGCCTACATGAACAGCCTCCTGGAGGGTGGCCAAGGCCGAATACCTCTATGCCCTGGGcaccctgcctccagcctccactTCATGCAGGCCGATGCCCAGAACCTGGGGTCTGTGGCTTCTTCAGGCTCTTTCCAACTACTGCTGGACAAGGGCACCTGGGATGCTGTTGCCAGGGGAGGTCTGCCTAGGGCTTACCAGCTGCTATCAGAATGCTTGCGGGTTCTAAACCCTCAGGGGACCCTAATTCAGTTCTCGGATGAGGACCCTGATGTGCGACTGCCCTGCCTGGAACAAGGGTCCCATGGCTGGGCTGTGACTGTGCAGGAGCTAGGCCCTTTCAGGGGCATCACCTACTTTGCTTACTTGATTCAAGGCTGTCATTAA